The DNA window CCGGCCGCCGTTCGCCGACGAGTGGGTCCGCAAGGTCATGGCCTTCCGCGAGACCCTGACCAGGGCGAACCCGGACGTGCTCGTCATGGTGGGCTCCGACCACTTCCACCAGCTCTGGCTGGACAACATGCCGCAGTTCCTGGTCGGCAAGGCCCCCTTCTACGACGCGAACTGGTACAACGAGGAACGCGAGTTCGGCCTGCCCCGGATGACCTGCCAGGGCGAGGAGGACCTGTCGGCCCACCTCCTGCGCGGCGGCCTCGACCTCGGCTTCGACCTGGCCTTCTCCAACGAGCTGCGGATCGACCACTCGATCACGTGCCCGATCATCACCCTGCGCCCGCAGAACGACCTGCCGATCGTGCCCGTCTACACCAACATCTTCGCCCCGCCGCTGCCGCAGCCCAAGCGCTTCGTGCAGCTCGGGCAGGCCATCCGCGAGCTGATCGAGTCGTGGCCGGACGACCGCAGGGTCGCCGTCATCGGCACCGGCCACCTGTCGCTGGAGCTCGGCGGGCCGCGCCAGTTCGGGCCGCACGGCCCCGACCCCGAGTTCGACCGCAAGGCCGTCGAGTGGATCTCCACCGGCGACCTGGAGGGCTGCCTGTCGGAGGTCACCCTCGACAGCCTGTGGAACCCCGGCAACGCCACCCACGGCTTCATGGACTTCATGCTGATGATGGGGGTCGCGGGTGAGGGCCGCAAGGCCGACTACACCGACACCTACGACCTGTTCCACACCATGGAGGCGTACTTCACCTGGTATCCGGACGGAGGCGGCCACGCATGAGCAAGTATCTGCTCGACAAGTTCCTGTTCACCGTCGATCGCGATCCCGAGCTGGTCGAACGCTACCGCGAGCAGCCGCGGGCCACCGTCGAGTGGTGGGAGGCCGAGGAGGCGGGCCGCATCCTCGGCTCGCACCTCGACGAGCGCTCGACCTGGCTGAGCTTCGACGACGCCGAACGGGAGGCGCTGGCCACGCACGACTACCCGAAGCTGTTCGAGCTGGGGGCGCATCCGTTCCTGACGTTGACGCTGTTCATCGCGATGTTCGAGCGGGACTACGCGGAACCGCTGGGGTTCCAGCTGGAGTATGGGCAACGGTTGTCCGGGTACAGCCTCCCCTATCCGGACATATCAACCTGATCGAGAGGATGCGCGATGCGTGCCGCGCGGATCGTGACGTGCGGCGAGCCGCCCGTCGTCGCCGACTGCCCCGACCCCGAGCCGGGGCCCGGCGAGTCGCTGGTGCGGGTGCTCGCCGCCCCCATCACCCCGCTCGACCTGCTGTGCGCGAGCGGGACGTCGTACTTCGGGACGCCCGCGACGCCGTACGTGCCCGGCGTCCAGGGCGTCGGCACGGCCGACGACGGGCGGCTCGTGTGGTTCCCGACGCGGGCCGGGATGGCGCCGGGCGACGGCAGCATGGCGGAGCTGGCCCGCGTGCCGGCCGCGGACCTCGTCGAGCTGCCCGCCGGGGCCGACCCGGTCGCGGTGGCCGCGCTCGGGCTGTCGGCCGTGGCCGCGTACCAGGCGCTGACCTGGCGGGGCGAGCTGGCGGCGGGCGAGCAGGTGCTCGTCCTGGGCGCCGGGGGCGCGGTCGGGCAGGCGGCCGTGCAACTGGCCCGCGTGCACGGCGCCCGCCGGGTCGTCGCCGCCGCGCGCTCGGCCGCCGCCCGCGAACGCGCCGCCGAGGCGGGCGCGGACGCCGTCGTCGCGCTGGACGCCGCCGACGACGTCGCAGGACTGGCCGCCCGCCTGACCGCCGCCTGCGACGGGCCCGTGGACCTGGTCCTCGACCCGCTGTACGGCGTCCCGGCCGCGGCCGCCGCCCGTACGCTGCGGGCCGGCGGACGGCTGGTCAACCTGGGCGGCTCGGCGGGGGAGACGTCCCCGCTCGACTCCTCGACCCTGCGCGGCCGGTCCCTGCGGGTGCTCGGCTACACCAACAACGAGCTGACGGGGGAGCAGCGGGCGGCGGCGATGGGCCACGTGGCGTCACTGGCGCTGGAGGGCCGTCTCCACGTCACCCACGAACGCGTCCCACTGGCCGACGCCGCGACCGCCTGGCACCGCCAGTCCACCGGCGCGACCTCCGGCCGCCTGGTCCTCACCCCCTGACGTCCGGGCGGGCGGCGGCGATCACCTCCTGGATGAACTCGCCGGTCAGGCGGGGGATCCGGGACGGGTCGAGGGCCGGGCCCGGGACGCCGCGGCGGTGGGCGAGGGCGAGCCGGAGGAGCGGGTGCCAGCGGGCGCCGAAGGTGTCCAGCGCGTACGCCCCCGCCGCCTCCTTCGAGATCACCTCACCGGTCGTCACCGTCCGGTGCAGCCGGGGCGGCGACAGCGCGTACGCCAGCGCCAGCCGGTGCGGCGACTGCAACCGCCTGCGCGGCGGCCGGCCGGAGAGCGCCCGCGCCGCGTAGCGGGCCCAGTGGCCGCGAAGCTGGCCGAGGGTCCAGGGCCGGAGCAGCGAAGGCTCCGGGTCGAGCCCCAGCGTGGCCGGGGCGGGCCCGCGCACCGGGATGCCGCGCTCGCCGAGCACCTTCCACATCACCGGGTTGACGTCGAACCCCTGCCCGCGCCGGAACCTCGGCCCGCTGTGCGAGGCCACCGGCCGGATCCGGGTCACCGGCCGGCCCAGGTCGCCGGCGGCGACGAAGACGGCGTTGACCGTGCCGGGCAGGTGCGGCTGCCGGCGCGCGAGCGCCCGCCCGGCGGCCCGCAGGTTGCCCAGCTTGTGCAGCAGCGACAACCGCCGCAGCTCCTGCTCGCCGGCCGCCCGCCCTGTGACGGCGACCACGTCGATGTCGCTCACGGCCGGCCGCCAGTCGCCCAGCGCGGCCGAGCCGACGACGTAGCAGCCGGTGACCAGCCCGGGAACCAGGCGGTCGGCGACGGACAGGTAGTGCTCCACGGCCCGCGACAGCTCCGCGGGCGGCGTCACGAGGGGACCGTGACGTGCGGGACCGTTTCGTACGCCGCCCAGTCGGCGCTGATCGCGCTCGCCGTCCTCAGCAGCAGCGGCAGGTGCTCGTCGGCGAGCCGCTCCACGGAGGTCTCGGCGGCGTGGGCGTTGACGTTGAGCGCCGCGATGACGTTGCCGAGCCCGTCGCGCAGCGGCGCGGCCACGCTGCGGATGCCGAGGGCGAGCTCCTCGTCCGTGATCGCCCAGCCCTTGGCGCGGACCTCGCGGAGGGCGGCGTCCCGCTCGGCCGCGTCGGGCCGCCAGCGCGGCTCGACGCCGGACCGGCTCGGCTCGGCCAGCACCCGGCCGACCTCGTCCGGCGGCAGCGCGGCCAGCAGCACCTTGCCCAGGGACGTCTGCAGGGCCGGGAAGCGGGTGCCGATCTGCACGGACAGGGTGACGATCTTGGGGACGGAGACGCGGGCGACGTACACGATGTCGGAGCCGTCGAGCTGGGCGATCGAGCAGGACTCGCGGGTCTGCGCCACCAGCCGCTCCATGTGCGGCCTGGCCACCTCCCACAGGCCCATCGACCGGATGTAGGAGACGCCGAGCTCCAGCACGCGGGGTGTGAGCGCGTAGCCGCCCGCCTCGCCGCGCGCGTAGCCGAGCTCCTGGAGGGTGAGCAGGATGCGCCGGGCGGTGGGCCGGGCGAGGCCGGCCGCGGTGGCCACCTCGGTCAGGGACATGACCGGCCGGCCAGGACGGAAGGCCCTGATCACGTCGAGGCCGCGGGCCAGCGCCTCGATGAAGTCGGGGCCGGTGTCAGCACGTGCCATGGAACGCCCTCCCCTGCTCGGATCCCGCCGCTCCGACTCTAGACCGTCGTGGCGGGTTGTCCGCACAGCGGCGGAAGGGGCGGGCGGCGAGCTGCCCGCCCCAGCCGCGGTTACGGGGTGCGGCGAGCAGGGGGCGTCATGGCGGCGGCTCCGTCCGGTCGGTGTACGGACGGCTGTCCGAGATCAGAGATCGGTGGCGATGATGCGCTCGATGTTCCGCTCGGCCAGCGCCGTGATGGTGACGAACGGGTTGACGGTCGTGTTGCCGGGGATCAGCGCCCCGTCGATGACGTAGAGGCCCGGATGGCCGGACAGGCGGCCGTAGTTGTCGGTGGCCCGGCCGAGGACCGCGCCGCCCAGCGGATGGTACGTCAGGTGGTCCCCCCAGATCTTGTAGACGCCGAACAGGTCGGTCCGGTAGATCGTCCCCTCCTTGGAGTTGATCCTGTCGAAGATCGTCTTGGCCATGTCGATGGACGGCTGCTTCCACGCCGTCTGCCAGCTCAGGTCCACCCGTCCGGCCGCGGCGTTCCAGGTGAACTCGGCGCGGTGCGGGTTGCGGGTGATCGACAGGTAGAAGGAGGCGAACGTCTCGATCCCCGTCGGCAGCGGCGCGACCTCGGCGAACGCGCCCCCGGCCGTCCAGTTGTCGATGCCCGCGCACGGGATCGCCGACTGCTGGGCGCCGGTCGGGTCCCACAGGTGGTTCGCCCGGCCGCACATGACGTTGCCGTTGTCGCCCCAGCCCTTGCCGACCTCGCCGTTCAGGTTCGGCAGCGCGCCGGTCGCCTTCAGCTTGACCAGCAGCTTGCTGGTGCCGACGCTGCCCGCGGCGAAGAAGACCCGGCCGGCGGTGACCGTCTTGGTGGCGGTGACCGCGCCGGACGTGCCGAGCTGCTCGATCGTCACCGCGTACCGGCCGGAGCCGGCCGGGGCGACCGAGGTGACGCGGTGCAGCGGCGAGATCGCCACCCGGCCGGTCGCCCTCGCCTGCGCCAGGTACGTCTTCTGCAGCGACTTCTTGCCGTGGTTGTTGCCGTAGAGGATCTCGGCGGCCAGCGCCGACTTGGGGACGGTGCCGGCCTCCTCCTGCTTCATGTGGTCCCAGTCGTAGACGTCCGGGACGAAGACGAACGGGAACCCGGAACGCTGGGCGTGCTTCCTGCCCACCCGGGCGTACTGGTAGTAGGGCGTCGACTCGAACCAGGCCGGGTCCACGCTGCCGACGCCGAGGGCGGCGTTGGCGCGCGGGTAGTAGACGTCGTACATCTCGGCCGCGTTCACCGTGGGGAGCACGGAGGCGAAGTTCTCCCGCTTGGGGGTGACCGCCATGCCGCCGTTCACCAGCGAGCCGCCGCCGACGCCGCGGCCCTGGTAGACGGTGATCCCGGCGAACTCCTCGGCGTCGAGGACGCCGGTGTGGCGGGGGATGTCCCGGTCGATGGGGAAGCCGAGGAAGTAGTTGAGCGGCGCCTTCGTCCGGGTGCGCAGCCAGTACGACCGGTAGTCGGGCTCACGCGTGTTGCAGAAGATCTTGCCGTCGGGGCCGGGCGTGTCCCAGGCCATGCCCATCTCCACCATGTGGACGTCCACGCCGGCCTGGGCCAGGCGCAGCGCGGCGACCGCGCCGCCGTAGCCGGTGCCGATGACCAGGACGGGGACGTGCGCCCCGTCCGCGATCGGCCCGGCAGCGGCGGACGCCCGCGCGGGGGCGGTCCCGCCCAGGACGACCGCGGCGCCGGTCCCGGCGATGAACCCGCGGCGGGACAGCCGCCCGCCGGAGGAGGGGCGCAAGGAGGAGGTGTCGCTCATGGGGGTGCCTCACTTCTCTCGACGACGCTCGCCGGCGGGGGACCGTCCGGCGCCGGGCAGCACGCACGCGGTGTCCAGGCCGAGCACCCGGTTGAGCCGGCCGAAGGCCCACCAGGAGCCGATGCACATGCTCAGCTCGACGATCTCGGCCTGGCCGTAGCGGGCGGTCATCCGCGCCCAGAACTCCTCGTCCAGGCCGTGGTGGTCGAGGGCGTAGCGCTCGGCGTACTCGGCGGCCAGGCGGGTGCGCTCGTCGAAGGCGTCCGTGGTGCGCCACTCGGCCAGCGCGTCCAGGAAGCCGTCCTCGACCTTCTCGCCGTCCCGCTCGGTCCGCCAGTCCAGGCAGAACGCGCACCCGTTGAGCTGGGCGATCCGCAGCCTGGCCGCCTCGAACTCGCGCAGGCCCAGCGTGGTGTGCGCGTACACGGCCAGGGAGAAGCCCGCGGCGGCCGGGCCGATGCCGGGGACCAGTTCGCCCCACACGTACGCGATCGGGTCCTTGCCCTCGGGAACGTCGACGATCACGGGCGCTTCCTTCCGAGTCGGCCCGTCGCGGGGCGGAGCGGCACGTCGAGCGCGTCGTACAGGCCGGGCTCGGCCGCCGCCAGCCAGTCGATCGCGTTGACCAGGCGGCCGGCGGCGGTCGCGTTGCCGCCCGCGGCGCGGTTGCCGCCCTCGTCGGTGGCCTCCACCGTCACCTCGATGCGCGGGCTGCCCTCGATGATCACCCGGTGCGCGCCGTCGCCGCCCGCCGGGGGCGCGGGCCATCAGGCGCACCTGGCCGCCCCACACCATGGTCGGGACGGTGGGGGCGATCATCGGCGGCTCGTAGTCCATCGGCCGGCCCATGCCGACCAGGTCGCGGACGGAGTCCGGCTGGTCGTAGGCGGTGTAGTCGAAGATCTCCTGGCAGCGTACGACGTCCACGGTGGCGCCGAGGCCGCTGATCAGGAGCGGCAGGACGTCGTTGCCCCAGCCGGGGTCCACGCCCGACACGAACAGCGAGCCGCCGCCCTCCTCGATCGCGGCCAGCACCCGCGCGCGCAGCTCGGGCGGGGCGTTGCGCTGGTCGTACAGGGCGTACAGGGACGGGGTGACGACGACGGCGCCGGCGCGGACCGCGCGCAGGACGTCGGCCAGCGCGTCGTCGGGGCGGATGTCGCCGGAGGCGGCGTAGACGACCGCGCGGGGGCGGGCGGCGAGGACGGCGTCCACGTCGGTGGTCGCCGCCACGCCGAGATCGTGGCCGAGGCCGCTCAGGGGTCCGGCGTCGCGGCCGGCCTTGGCGGGGTCGTGGACGAGGACGGCGGCCAGCTCAAGGCCGGGATGCGCCTCGACGGCGCGGATGGCGGCGCGGCCGACGTTGCCGGTCCCCCAGATCACGGTGGACACCATGGGCGGAGCGTAGCAAGCGCTTGGTTAACTGTATAGATGGGATCACGACGGCGCCCGGGCGACGGTGAAGGAGGCGGGCGCCGAGAGGGCGGCGCCGAGGGGTGGTTCCGTGATGGTGCAGGGGCAGGGTGCGGCGGGGTGGGGGACGCGCCCCGCAGCCGGCGCGGACACCCCGCCTCGCGTGACCTGCCCCTGCGACCGGCCGCCGTCTCCCCGGTGACGTTCGCGCCGGGCCGCCGTCCCGACCTGCGTGGCGCTGATCGGGCCGTGGCTGGTCGCCCGAGTCTGCGACCTCTCGCCGGAGAAGTCAATGGCCGGCGAGAGGGTCAGGAGGTGGGCGACGGCGAGGTCCCCAGCGTGCCGGTGGGTGAGGCGGCGGGTGAGGCGGTGGGCGAGCCGGAAGGGAAGCCGGTCGGGGAGCCCGGGGGCGAGACGCCGGGCGACGGCGTCAGGTGGGCGTACGTGCCGGTCCTCTCCATGACCGGCACCTGGAGCCGCACCGGCGAGGCCCCGGTGAAGGTGAACGTCATCGCCACCGTGCCGCCGCGCACCCCGGTCACCGTCGCGATGGGCCGCTCGCCGGTGCCGACGGGCTGGTTCGGCGGCACCGTGATGGGCCCGGGCAGCTGCACCGAACCGCCGCCTTCGACGGTGATGCGTTCGAGCTGGGCCGATTTGTGCCCGTTGTTGATGAGCACTCCGTACAGGTGGTTCTCCTGGGAGGGCACGGCCGGGTCGGAGGCGCCGACCAGCAGCATGTTGCGCAGGTGGAGGGTCTGGCTCGCGTCGGCGTCGGCGCCGTCGCTCTGCGGCGCGTGCTGCGCGGTGTCGATGGTCGCCACCGTGCATCCGGCGCTCAGGGCCGCCAGGGCCATCACGGACACGGCAACGGCGATGGAACGCATCGCGGGGCCCCCTCTCGGCACGGGATCACGTTCCGCAACTACCCGCGCACCCAGCGTTGAATCAGCCGGAGGGGCGGCGTCACCTCAGCCACCGGTCGAGGAAGCCGATCAGGGTGCGGGCCAGCGCCACCCGGTGGTCGGCGAGGGCGTGGTCGGTGTCGAGGACGAGGTGTTCGAGCAGGCCGCCGGGCCGGGCCCCGTACGCCTCGACCAGGGGCAGGTGGTGGACCTCGGGCGGGGCGACGGTGTCGCGGCCCGCGCCGACGAGCAGGACCGGGCGCCCGGCCAGCCGGTCGGCGAGGCCCCTCAGGCTGTAGGCGTCGCCGGCCGCCAGCATCTCGGCCACCAGGTCCTCGGCGCTGGTGCCGGCCAGCGGCAGCAGCTCGTCCCGCCACGCCTCGGTGTAGGAGGCGGCGAGCGCGGGGTCGGCGCGGCAGGCGGCGGCGGCCGCCCCGAAGTCGAAGCCCGCCATCGACCCGGCGGCGGCCACCGCCGGCAGCGCGGCCGCGGTCATGAGCGCGGCGAACCCGCCCGCGCTGTGCCCGGCCACGGCCAGCCGGTCGGGGTCCAGGCGCCAGGCGGCGGCGGTCGCGGGGTCGCGGAGCGCCGCCACGGCCGCCGCTGCGTCCTCCAGCACGTGCGCCCAGGACCACGATCCGCCGGCGCCCCACGAGCCGCGGTAGTGGAACACGAGGGACGCGTACCCGGCCCGGCGGGCGGCGTGCGCCAGGTCGAAGTTGCGCTCGTTGCCGGGGAAGCCGTGCAGCAGGATCAGTACGGGGTGCGGGCCGTCCCCGGCGGGCACGTGCAGGACGCCGGGCAGTGGCGTGCCCGCGCTGTGCACGGTCAGCGGGACCGTGGCCGCGCGCGGGCCGGGCACGTCGAGGGGGTCGGTGATGAGCGGGTCGGCCACGGGTGCTCCCTACGATGGTACCGATCGGTTCGAGGAGGAGCGTAGCACCGCGGCGGGATGCTCCCACGAAGCGGGCGAAACGTAGCATCGGGGGCGTGTCTTCGTGTTTCGAAGTCGTGACCCTCATCCACGCCCCGCCCGAGCTCGTCTTCGACGCCTCGCTGTCGGTCGAGGTCCACACCACCTCCATGACCGCCTCCCGCGAACGGGCCGTCGCCGGCGTCACCTCCGGCCGGCTCGGCCCCGGCGACCGGGTGACCTGGCGGGCCAGGCACTTCGGCGTCCCGTGGCGGATGACGTCGCTGATCAGCGGCTACGACCGGCCCGCGTACTTCATGGACGAGCAGGTGACGGGCCCGTTCCGCCGGTGGCGGCACGCGCACCACTTCGTTCTCGCGCCCGACGAGGAGGGCACGGTCATGCGGGACGTCGTCGACTTCGCCGCGCCCGCCGGGCCGCTCGGCGCCGCGGCGGAGGCCCTGGTGCTGCGCCGCTACCTGACGCGCCTCATCCTGCTCCGCAACGCGCACCTCAAGCGGATCACCGAGGAGGCGGCCACCCCGCGCGACTGACGGCAGCGGCGCTCGGCACGGCGGCTCGGCTCGGCGGCGCTCAGCCGATCACGCCGTCCGCGCGCAGGGCCGCGACCTCCGACGGCGGCAGGTCCAGCAGCTCGCCCAGCACCGTCTCCGCGTCGCCCCCCAGCTCGGGGGCGGGCTCCGGCGGCGCCTGCCGGCCGTCCAGCACGAGCGGCGAGCCGGGCGCGAGATGCGGGCCGACGCCCGGCTGCGCCAGCTCGGCCATCAGCGGCTGCCCCGCCAGGTCCGTCGCCGCCTCCGCGAACGTCCGGTAGTGCGACCACAGCACCGACGTGCCCGCCAGCGCCTTGCCGGCCTCGGCCGCCGTCCGCGCGGCGAACCACGGTGCGAGCAGCCCGGCCAGCGCCTCCCGGTGCGTGTAGCGGTCGCGGTCGCGGCCGAAGTCGGCCGGCAGCGCCTCCTCCAGCGCCGCCATGACCCGCCCCAGCCCGGTGACCGCCACCAGGTCGCGCCAGTGCCGCGCGGTGAGCGTGACGACCATGACGCGCCGCCCGTCGGCGGTGCCGAAGTCGCGGCCGAAGTCGCCGTACAGGTCGTTGCCGATGCGTGGCCTGGCCTCCCCGAGCTGGGCCTGCGCCAGGTAGCCGAGGTTGCCCGCGGTGGCGAGGGCCACGTCGTGCAGGGCGAGCTCGACGTGCCGGCCCTCTCCGGTCGCCGCCCGCCGCCGGTCGGCCGCCAGCAGGCCGATCGCCAGGTAGAGGCCGCACGCCACGTCCCAGGCGGGCAGCACGTGGTTGACCGGCCCGTCGTGCCGCTCAGGGCCGGTCGCGTACGGGAAACCCAGCTCGGCGTTGACCGTGTAGTCCACGGCGCTGCGGCCGTCGCGGTGCCCGAGCAGCCGCGCGTACACCAGGTCGGGCCGCCGCTCCCGCAGCTCCTCGTACGTCAGCCCCGGCCGCGGCGGCGCGTTGGTCACCAGCGTGCCGGCCGCGGCGGCGAGCCCGGCGACCAGCTCACGGCCGCGGGCCGAGCGCAGGTCCACGGTGAGCGAGCGCTTGCCCTTGTTGAGCCCCGCCCAGTAGAGGCTGCGGCCGGAGGGCGCGAGCGGCCAGCGCCCGATGTCGGGGCCGCCGCCGATCGGATCCACCCGTACGACGTCCGCGCCGAGCTGCGCCAGCGTCATCCCGCCGAGCGGCGCGGCGACGAAGCTCGACAGCTCGACCACCCGCAGCCCGGCCAGCGGGGCCGTCCGATCATCGATCACGCCCCAGACCCTACGCCGGGGCGCCGGGGTACGGCATCGGCGAAGCTTCTCTACGGAAAAGTCGTTCGTGTATTGTTCCTCGCGGTTACCGTGGAACCGCCGGGTCCCCCCGGTCCTACGACGCGGGCAGGGAGGCAGTGATGACGCGGGCGCTGCATCCGCTCCGGGAGAGCGGCGACACGCTCGCCGAGCACCTGCTCCACGTCGATCCCCTCCTCCGCGTCACCTGCGCCGTCCGGTCCGGCCCCTCGCTGGTCCGGATCGTCGGCGAGATCGACCGCAGCAACGGCGCCGAGCTGCTGCGCACGCTGGAGCAGGCCCGGCGGATCGACGACGAGCTCGTCGTCGACGTCGGCGGGGTCAGCTTCACCGACGTCAGCGGCGTGCGGGCGCTCGCGGCGTTCGCCGGGGCGGGCCGCGCGGTCGTCCGCGACGTCCCCCACCAGATGGGCCGGCTGATGCGGCTCGCGGGGATCCCCGCGTTCGGCGAGCCGGACGGGCGCTCCGGGGCGTGAGCCGCCGCCCGCCGGGTAGGCGGGGCGCCATGGCGGAGGAGAGAAGGGCCGGCGACGACCGGCGGCGCGTCATGCTGCCCGGGGTGGTGCTCGGGATCGGGCTCGGCGGGTTCGTCGACGGGATCCTGCTGCACCAGATCCTGCAGTGGCACCACATGCTGAGCAGCACGGACACCGACAACATCGGCGTGCGCGACTATCCGGTGACCACCGTGCCCGGGCTCCGGATGAACACCCTCTGGGACGGCCTGTTCCACGCGGTCACCTGGATCGCGGTGCTGACCGGCATCGGGCTGCTGTACTCCCGCGTCACCGCCTCGCGCGGGCGGGTGTGGCGCTCGCGGGCGCTGTGGGGCTGGATCCTCGCGGGGTGGGGGCTGTTCAACCTGGTGGAGGGCGTCGTGGACCACCACCTGCTGGGCATCCACCACGTGCGGACCGGGCCCGGCCAGCTCGCCTGGGACCTCGGGTTCCTGGTGTTCGGCGCGCTGCTCGTGGTCGCCGGCTGGGGCCTGCAGCGCGGGGCGCCGGTCGTCGACCTGTGCGAGCCGCGCACGGCGGACGGCCCCCGGCGGTGACGCACCAGCACGAGCACGCCGCCACCGTCGCAAGTGCCGTTCCTGTGCTGCTGCTCGCCCTGGCGCTCGCCGGCGGCCACCTCGTGGCCGCCGCGCGGACGCCGGGCTGGAGCCGGTGGCGGGCGGCGGCGTTCACCGGCGGGGCGGCGCTGGCCGCGTTCGCGCTCACCGGGCCGCTCGCCGCGTACGCCGCCGCCGACTTCCGCGGGCACATGGTCCAGCACCTGCTGGTGGCCATGATCGCGCCGCTGGGGCTGGTGCTCGGCGCGCCGGTGACCCTGCTTCTGCGCGCGCTGCCCCGCCCGTACGCGCGCCGCCTCGGCCGGCTGCTGCGCGCCCGCGTCCCGCACCTGCTGGCGCACCCGGTCACCGCGCTCGTGCTGAGCACCGGCGGGATGATCGCGCTCTACTGCACGCCGCTCTACCGCGCCGCCATGGTCACGCCGTGGCTGCACGCGCTGGTGCACGCGCACTTCCTGGTGTCGGGATGTCTGTTCGCGTGGGCGATCGCCGGGCCGGATCCCGCGCCGCGCCGCCCTTCGGTGCCGGCGCGGCTGGTGGTGCTGGGCGTGGCCGTCGCGGCGCACGCCGGGCTCTCCCAGCTCATGTACGCGGGGCTCTGGGTGGACCTGCCGGTGCCGGCCGCGCAGCGTACCGGCGCCGCCGAGATCATGTACTACGGCGGCGACCTCGCCGAGCTCCTGCTGGCGGCCGTCCTGGTGGCCGGTTGGCGGCCGGGGAGGAGCGTCGCGTACGCCCGGCAGCCGGCTTAACCAGGCCCCCGCCAGGAGCGCGGGCCGGCGCCGTGCAGCAGGGTGTCGATGATGCGGGCGGCGAGGGCGTCCGGGTCGGCGCCGTCCGCACTCCCGTGCAGGGACTCCCCGATGAGCGCGTAGTAGACCCGGCGCACCCAGTCGAGATCGGCCGCTAGGAGGAACCATGAACAGCACCGCCCTCGTCACCGGAGCGTCGTCCGGCCTCGGCGCCGAGTTCGCCGCCCAGCTCGTCGCCCAGGGCCACGACGTGA is part of the Nonomuraea coxensis DSM 45129 genome and encodes:
- a CDS encoding DUF2243 domain-containing protein — translated: MAEERRAGDDRRRVMLPGVVLGIGLGGFVDGILLHQILQWHHMLSSTDTDNIGVRDYPVTTVPGLRMNTLWDGLFHAVTWIAVLTGIGLLYSRVTASRGRVWRSRALWGWILAGWGLFNLVEGVVDHHLLGIHHVRTGPGQLAWDLGFLVFGALLVVAGWGLQRGAPVVDLCEPRTADGPRR
- a CDS encoding cytochrome c oxidase assembly protein, giving the protein MTHQHEHAATVASAVPVLLLALALAGGHLVAAARTPGWSRWRAAAFTGGAALAAFALTGPLAAYAAADFRGHMVQHLLVAMIAPLGLVLGAPVTLLLRALPRPYARRLGRLLRARVPHLLAHPVTALVLSTGGMIALYCTPLYRAAMVTPWLHALVHAHFLVSGCLFAWAIAGPDPAPRRPSVPARLVVLGVAVAAHAGLSQLMYAGLWVDLPVPAAQRTGAAEIMYYGGDLAELLLAAVLVAGWRPGRSVAYARQPA